A portion of the Luxibacter massiliensis genome contains these proteins:
- a CDS encoding GNAT family N-acetyltransferase, protein MGRENIIYRNPREEDAEKIVDFYNSVGGETSYLSFEKDEYPLDAKEQASSIKSLKGNQTNIMLLAMDGEEIAGIATINSSHKIKSRHEGELGIVVAKKYQGQGIGTELIRLLIEWARGNGVTTRIRLDTRTDNTAAVALYMKFGFTVEGCCRNSTLLNGKYYDLYIMGLML, encoded by the coding sequence ATGGGCCGAGAGAATATTATTTACCGTAACCCCCGGGAAGAGGATGCTGAAAAAATTGTTGATTTTTACAACTCTGTAGGCGGTGAGACAAGTTATCTGAGCTTTGAGAAGGACGAATATCCCCTGGATGCAAAAGAACAGGCTTCCTCTATCAAATCACTTAAGGGAAATCAGACTAATATCATGTTATTGGCCATGGATGGCGAAGAAATCGCAGGCATAGCCACAATTAATTCCAGCCATAAAATCAAATCCCGCCATGAAGGGGAGCTTGGAATTGTGGTGGCCAAAAAATACCAGGGCCAAGGTATCGGCACGGAGCTGATACGCCTCTTAATAGAATGGGCCCGGGGCAATGGCGTAACTACAAGAATACGGCTAGATACACGGACCGATAATACAGCCGCTGTTGCCTTATATATGAAGTTTGGTTTCACAGTAGAAGGCTGCTGCCGTAATTCTACACTCCTGAACGGCAAGTACTATGATTTATATATTATGGGACTGATGCTTTAG
- a CDS encoding DUF975 family protein: protein MWNRKVLKKKSRCSVKANYWRMIAVCFLTAMLTTTYASSTTFVNQYSAGTYDKETTNADTGAANSDVITDTVEQITDSTPAEKTYPAFFNHMPSYLIDIYTSGKSVIFSILRAVNSFLSDNIQWASVFLAAGAISSLLYQFLVTNMILVGEKRFFLEARNYPQVRISKIFYLYKLRYLKNPVWVMFCRNIFQWLWNLTIIGGIVKHYEYSMIPFILAENPAVGRRSAFFLSRELMRGNKWKMFLLHFSFLGWQLLSLITLGMLDFLFINPYITGTDAELYMELRHNYILARSPGYEFFNDSLLERVPSEDELLISKALYDDSEGPYTKISYFAPEQYPVFLFSIQPPARAVKMPVHTGKKYGFLSCVFLFFAFSVFGWILESFIHLARDGVFINTGFLYGPWHPLYGLCGLFVILLIKKIAHRPVLSFLIMSSVYTCVGIEYLQSPLAVYTSRIIPEGYSEYSAGLSRGVFFALVSCAFLYYLAPKWDDLFRRLPILARVLICLLLCGLFAADILYTF, encoded by the coding sequence ATGTGGAACAGAAAAGTACTTAAGAAAAAATCCCGCTGCTCAGTAAAGGCCAATTATTGGCGCATGATTGCAGTATGCTTCCTGACAGCAATGCTAACCACTACCTATGCATCTTCTACTACATTTGTGAATCAATACTCTGCCGGCACATATGACAAGGAAACGACCAATGCCGATACAGGAGCTGCCAATTCTGACGTAATTACAGATACAGTAGAGCAGATTACAGACTCAACCCCGGCAGAAAAAACATACCCGGCATTTTTTAATCACATGCCCAGTTATTTAATTGATATCTATACAAGCGGGAAATCTGTAATCTTTTCAATTCTCCGGGCCGTCAACAGTTTTTTATCAGACAACATACAGTGGGCCTCTGTGTTCCTGGCCGCAGGCGCCATCTCCTCCCTGCTCTATCAGTTCCTTGTCACCAATATGATTCTGGTCGGGGAAAAACGTTTTTTTCTCGAGGCCAGGAATTATCCGCAGGTAAGAATCAGTAAAATTTTCTATCTTTATAAGCTCCGATATTTAAAAAACCCTGTATGGGTCATGTTCTGCCGCAACATATTCCAATGGCTGTGGAACCTGACTATTATAGGCGGCATTGTCAAACATTATGAGTACAGTATGATCCCCTTTATTCTTGCTGAAAATCCCGCCGTGGGGCGCAGGAGCGCTTTCTTTTTATCCAGGGAGCTGATGCGTGGAAATAAATGGAAAATGTTCCTTCTTCATTTTTCTTTTCTGGGATGGCAGCTTTTATCACTCATCACCTTAGGAATGCTGGACTTTCTATTTATTAATCCGTATATTACGGGAACAGATGCGGAGCTCTATATGGAATTAAGGCACAATTACATTCTGGCCCGTTCTCCAGGATATGAATTTTTTAACGATTCACTTTTAGAAAGGGTCCCTTCCGAGGATGAACTTCTAATCAGCAAAGCGCTGTATGATGATTCCGAAGGCCCCTATACAAAAATATCTTATTTTGCCCCTGAACAATATCCTGTATTTTTGTTTTCTATCCAACCTCCGGCCAGGGCTGTCAAAATGCCTGTACATACGGGTAAAAAATACGGCTTTTTATCCTGTGTTTTTCTATTTTTTGCTTTTTCCGTTTTCGGATGGATTCTGGAATCCTTTATCCATCTGGCACGCGATGGTGTATTTATCAACACCGGCTTCCTGTACGGTCCGTGGCACCCGCTGTATGGCCTGTGCGGCTTATTTGTGATTCTCTTAATTAAAAAAATTGCACATCGTCCGGTTCTGTCATTCCTGATAATGTCGTCCGTGTACACCTGTGTGGGTATTGAATATTTACAAAGTCCACTGGCAGTATATACATCCAGGATTATCCCTGAAGGATACAGTGAATATTCCGCAGGTTTAAGCAGAGGCGTCTTTTTTGCCCTGGTAAGCTGTGCTTTCCTGTATTATCTGGCACCTAAATGGGACGATCTGTTCAGACGCCTCCCCATTCTTGCCAGAGTGCTGATTTGCCTGCTGCTCTGCGGACTGTTTGCTGCAGATATCCTATATACATTTTAA
- a CDS encoding class II aldolase/adducin family protein: MSDNLNEKMKELGISSEAIDQVLMVAKRMDDKGLVNSFAGNISTKVDGKIYITPTGQNKGLLTPEKIAVVNGDGERIWGMKETSEIIMHSMAYDICEENGWDVGGVVHSHSRVLTAFSMAGLDIETTALPEMMGNFHKIPCAPYGAPGTKFIMTMAEPYFADGYRIVLLGNHGSLAVGKTVEEAMNVVEACESIAEQILLTKYILGGEDSLDVDEVARFFEIYKENRSKRVKS; the protein is encoded by the coding sequence ATGAGCGACAATCTTAATGAAAAAATGAAAGAGCTGGGTATTTCATCAGAGGCGATTGATCAGGTACTGATGGTGGCAAAGCGTATGGATGACAAAGGTCTGGTAAATTCCTTTGCAGGGAATATTTCTACGAAAGTGGACGGAAAGATCTATATAACGCCCACAGGACAGAATAAAGGACTGCTGACCCCAGAGAAAATAGCAGTTGTGAATGGGGACGGAGAAAGAATCTGGGGTATGAAAGAGACTTCGGAAATCATTATGCACAGTATGGCATATGACATCTGTGAAGAAAATGGATGGGATGTAGGTGGTGTTGTACACAGCCATTCAAGAGTACTGACTGCATTTTCTATGGCGGGACTGGACATCGAGACCACTGCATTGCCCGAGATGATGGGGAATTTCCACAAGATTCCATGTGCGCCATATGGAGCCCCGGGAACAAAGTTCATTATGACAATGGCAGAACCCTATTTTGCAGATGGCTACCGTATCGTTCTGCTTGGCAACCACGGAAGCCTTGCCGTGGGTAAGACGGTGGAGGAAGCAATGAATGTCGTGGAAGCATGTGAATCCATTGCAGAGCAGATTTTACTGACCAAATACATACTGGGGGGAGAGGATTCTCTGGATGTAGATGAGGTTGCCAGATTTTTTGAAATTTATAAAGAGAATAGGTCTAAGAGAGTAAAATCATAA
- a CDS encoding prolyl-tRNA synthetase associated domain-containing protein, whose product MSEIYVSRQHFTTQPDCTRRIEAEIAVYALLDRLHIPYEGVDHDVAPTIEACKAVEEELGIMPCKNLFLRNRQKTSFYLLLMPGEKKFLTKDLSGQLHISRLSFAEPEFMEKYLGLTPGSVSVLGLMNDSGRDVSLLIDRDLLSCQYIGCHPCINTSSLKIKTGDILNKFLEHTGHSYCEVTL is encoded by the coding sequence ATGAGCGAAATTTACGTAAGCAGACAACATTTTACAACACAGCCAGACTGTACAAGACGGATAGAAGCTGAAATTGCAGTCTATGCTCTCCTTGACAGGCTTCATATCCCCTATGAAGGGGTGGATCACGATGTGGCCCCCACCATCGAAGCCTGCAAGGCTGTAGAGGAGGAGCTTGGCATCATGCCCTGTAAAAACTTATTCCTCAGAAACCGTCAAAAAACTTCATTTTACTTGCTTCTTATGCCAGGGGAAAAGAAATTCCTGACAAAAGATCTGTCCGGCCAATTGCATATTTCAAGGCTTTCCTTTGCAGAGCCAGAATTTATGGAAAAATATCTTGGCCTTACTCCCGGCTCTGTCAGTGTTCTGGGCCTGATGAACGACAGCGGCCGGGATGTGAGCCTATTAATCGACAGAGACCTCCTAAGCTGTCAATATATTGGCTGCCACCCATGTATAAATACTTCCAGCCTGAAAATAAAGACCGGGGATATTCTGAATAAATTTTTAGAACATACTGGCCACTCTTATTGTGAGGTTACACTTTAA
- the trhA gene encoding PAQR family membrane homeostasis protein TrhA — protein MTKKQFIKDPGSAITHFIGMLMAIFAAVPLLIKASHEPGKIYVVSLAIYAASLILLYAASTTYHTFDLSERVNTILKKIDHMMIFILIAGSYTPICLLVLPGRTGKVLLSLVWGIAIVGILIKAFWVFCPKWVSSVLYIGMGWTCVLAFTQILNNMSRSAFIWLLTGGIIYTLGGIIYALKVPLFDSRHKNFGSHEIFHLFVMGGSACHFVVMYAFLLP, from the coding sequence ATGACTAAAAAGCAATTTATCAAGGATCCAGGCAGTGCCATTACTCATTTTATAGGTATGTTGATGGCTATTTTTGCAGCCGTTCCTCTACTCATCAAAGCATCTCATGAGCCAGGGAAAATTTATGTGGTCTCATTGGCCATATATGCTGCAAGCTTAATTTTATTGTATGCTGCGAGCACTACCTACCATACATTTGATTTATCTGAAAGGGTAAATACAATCTTAAAGAAAATTGACCATATGATGATTTTTATCCTGATTGCAGGAAGCTATACTCCCATTTGCCTTCTTGTCCTGCCAGGAAGGACAGGAAAGGTTCTGCTTTCTCTTGTTTGGGGGATTGCCATTGTGGGAATTTTAATAAAAGCCTTTTGGGTATTCTGCCCGAAATGGGTGTCTTCTGTCCTGTATATCGGCATGGGGTGGACATGTGTACTGGCGTTCACACAGATTTTAAATAACATGTCCCGCTCAGCTTTTATATGGCTCCTTACAGGAGGTATAATCTATACTCTTGGCGGTATTATTTATGCGTTAAAAGTACCACTTTTTGACAGCAGACATAAAAATTTTGGCAGCCATGAAATTTTTCATCTATTTGTGATGGGCGGCAGCGCATGCCACTTTGTGGTTATGTACGCCTTTCTCCTGCCTTAA
- a CDS encoding ABC transporter substrate-binding protein translates to MKLKRLASVLLALTMVVGMTACGGGGDTADGSGDDAASTEDSDGKTTLTMWSWSPITRTCDKMLAAFEEENPDIDIEFTYYNYDPEYLSALSAAAASDSLPDIIGLQPGSLTAQYADYLVDYTSYAEEEWGESWKDNYPEMIANQIQMGNAEGDEGNYILPVEAQVITIVYNKNVFDEYKLEVPTTYDELKEVCKTLNDNGVAPLFFGGANGWQCVNVFTMLCSQLDTTMFDKAQAGEIKWTDEKMVEAMSNFKLMFDDGIFQTGAMSADANTNGTPAFVSNSAAMMALGSWWCQEYTAEDPATTVADWDFGFFYLPPVGTAANAATPVGGIDFGYGITTNCENPEAAWTAIKSFSSGAGIQACVDDVNNLPAFKGIEPKNEELNETLVEQYNGFSEDLNEAMNQRIGEPTIETALQNALAGVGSGELTPEEGCQAVQDAQDAL, encoded by the coding sequence ATGAAACTGAAAAGATTAGCAAGTGTTTTACTGGCACTGACAATGGTTGTCGGAATGACAGCATGCGGCGGGGGAGGAGATACCGCGGACGGCAGTGGCGATGATGCGGCGTCGACAGAGGATTCTGACGGAAAAACAACACTGACTATGTGGTCATGGTCCCCTATCACACGTACATGTGACAAAATGTTAGCTGCATTTGAGGAAGAGAATCCGGATATTGATATTGAATTTACTTATTATAACTATGACCCGGAATATTTATCTGCACTTTCAGCGGCGGCAGCGTCTGACAGCCTTCCGGACATCATTGGCCTGCAGCCAGGCTCCCTGACAGCTCAGTATGCAGATTATCTTGTTGATTATACTTCTTATGCAGAAGAAGAATGGGGCGAGAGCTGGAAGGACAACTACCCAGAGATGATCGCGAACCAGATCCAAATGGGAAATGCAGAAGGCGATGAAGGCAATTATATACTTCCCGTGGAAGCACAGGTTATTACAATTGTCTATAACAAAAATGTATTTGATGAGTATAAGCTGGAAGTGCCTACTACATATGATGAGCTAAAAGAAGTATGTAAGACTCTCAATGACAACGGCGTAGCGCCTTTGTTCTTCGGAGGGGCAAACGGATGGCAGTGTGTGAATGTGTTTACAATGCTCTGCTCACAGCTTGACACAACAATGTTTGATAAAGCTCAGGCAGGAGAGATTAAGTGGACAGACGAAAAGATGGTAGAGGCCATGAGCAACTTCAAGTTAATGTTTGATGATGGAATCTTCCAGACAGGAGCTATGTCTGCAGACGCCAATACAAACGGAACGCCAGCATTTGTTTCTAATTCTGCAGCTATGATGGCGCTTGGTTCATGGTGGTGCCAGGAGTACACAGCTGAGGATCCGGCTACAACAGTTGCTGACTGGGATTTCGGGTTCTTCTATTTGCCTCCAGTAGGGACAGCAGCTAATGCGGCTACTCCGGTAGGAGGAATTGACTTTGGCTATGGTATCACAACAAATTGTGAGAATCCTGAAGCAGCATGGACAGCAATTAAGTCCTTCAGCTCAGGCGCAGGTATCCAGGCTTGCGTAGATGACGTAAACAACCTGCCGGCATTTAAGGGAATTGAGCCTAAGAATGAGGAACTCAATGAGACATTGGTAGAACAGTACAACGGATTCTCAGAGGATCTGAATGAAGCTATGAATCAGAGAATTGGAGAACCTACCATTGAGACAGCATTGCAGAATGCACTTGCAGGCGTTGGATCAGGAGAGCTGACACCAGAAGAGGGATGCCAGGCTGTACAGGATGCGCAGGATGCATTATAA
- a CDS encoding DEAD/DEAH box helicase, whose product MEEVRFEEMGLCPEIVKAVKKMGFEEASPIQAKAIPVMRSGVDVIGQAQTGTGKTAAFGIPLLEKINPKSKKLQAVVLCPTRELAIQVAEEIRNLAKYMHGIKVLPIYGGQEIVKQIRSLKSGTQLIIGTPGRVMDHMRRKTTKMEDVHTIVLDEADEMLNMGFREDIEVILEGVPEERQTVLFSATMPQAILDITKKFQKDATLVKVTKKELTVPNIEQYYYEVRPKNKEEVLSRLLDIYTPKLSVVFCNTKRQVDLLVNGLLGRGYFAAGLHGDMKQAQRDRVMQGFRSGKTDILVATDVAARGIDVEEVEAVFNYDLPQDDEYYVHRIGRTGRAGREGRSFSFISGKEVYKLKEIQRYCKTKIYAQKVPSLNDVATTKMENILEEIDRIIESEDLTRYLQAIEDRVNASDYTAMDMAAAFLKINSGQNETDASEPEFGDTGAEEAGMVRLFINIGKKNKAKPGDIVGAIAGESGIPGKLIGSIDMFDKYTFVEVPREYARDVLNAMNNTKIKGKSVAVEPANQK is encoded by the coding sequence ATGGAAGAAGTAAGATTTGAGGAAATGGGCCTTTGCCCAGAGATCGTTAAAGCTGTAAAGAAGATGGGATTTGAAGAGGCTTCGCCGATTCAGGCAAAAGCTATCCCTGTTATGAGAAGCGGAGTGGATGTTATCGGCCAGGCCCAGACAGGAACGGGAAAAACGGCAGCTTTTGGGATTCCGCTTCTGGAAAAGATCAACCCCAAGAGTAAGAAACTGCAGGCAGTAGTTTTGTGCCCTACAAGGGAATTGGCAATCCAGGTGGCAGAAGAGATACGTAATTTGGCAAAATATATGCATGGGATCAAAGTCCTGCCTATCTATGGAGGCCAGGAGATTGTGAAACAAATCCGTTCGTTAAAGAGTGGGACACAGCTTATTATCGGGACGCCTGGACGGGTGATGGATCACATGCGCCGTAAAACAACCAAGATGGAGGATGTTCATACTATTGTCCTGGACGAAGCGGATGAAATGTTAAATATGGGATTTCGTGAAGATATAGAAGTCATTCTTGAGGGAGTACCTGAGGAACGGCAGACAGTTCTATTTTCTGCAACTATGCCCCAGGCCATTCTGGATATTACAAAGAAATTCCAGAAAGATGCCACTCTTGTTAAAGTGACAAAAAAAGAGCTTACGGTACCCAATATTGAGCAGTATTATTATGAAGTCAGGCCCAAGAATAAGGAGGAAGTGTTATCCAGGCTTCTGGATATCTATACACCTAAGCTTTCTGTTGTATTTTGTAATACAAAGAGACAGGTGGATTTACTGGTAAATGGCCTGCTTGGAAGAGGATATTTTGCTGCCGGCCTTCACGGCGATATGAAACAAGCTCAGCGAGACAGGGTGATGCAGGGATTCAGGAGTGGCAAAACCGATATTCTTGTGGCTACAGATGTGGCTGCCAGGGGAATTGATGTGGAAGAGGTGGAAGCGGTATTCAATTACGATTTGCCTCAGGACGATGAATATTATGTCCACCGTATTGGAAGGACCGGCAGAGCCGGCCGTGAGGGGCGTTCTTTTTCGTTTATTTCTGGAAAGGAAGTCTATAAGCTGAAAGAAATCCAGCGTTACTGCAAAACTAAAATTTATGCTCAAAAGGTGCCGTCATTGAATGACGTTGCTACCACAAAGATGGAAAACATACTGGAGGAGATTGACAGGATTATTGAATCTGAAGATCTGACCAGATATCTTCAGGCAATTGAGGACAGGGTGAATGCTTCTGATTATACAGCCATGGATATGGCGGCAGCATTTTTAAAAATAAATTCAGGGCAGAATGAAACAGATGCATCCGAACCTGAGTTTGGCGATACAGGAGCCGAGGAGGCGGGGATGGTCCGCCTGTTTATAAATATAGGCAAGAAAAATAAAGCGAAACCGGGAGACATTGTTGGTGCAATTGCCGGAGAAAGCGGAATACCAGGTAAATTGATCGGCTCCATAGATATGTTTGATAAATATACATTTGTGGAAGTCCCCAGGGAATATGCGAGAGATGTGCTTAATGCGATGAACAACACTAAAATAAAAGGAAAATCAGTGGCTGTGGAGCCTGCCAATCAGAAGTGA
- the arcC gene encoding carbamate kinase, with product MKKRVVVALGHRALGTTLPEQKTAVKNTAESIADLIAQGYQVAITHSNAPQVGMIHTAMNEFGKSHDNYTPAPMSVCSAMSQGYIGYDLQNGIREALLNRGIYRTVSTILTQVIVDPYDEAFYTPTKVLGRYMSADEANEERKKGNYVIEEAGKGFRRVVSAPNPVKIVELDAIKALLDADQVVIACGGGGIPVLEQDNHLKGASAVIEKDLTAGKLAEGINADELIILTSVDQVCLNLGQSNEQKLGEITAAQAREYMEQGHFGIYNMFPKLQAAVEFIEKRGGRSALITSFDKAKEGPHAKTGTIIHG from the coding sequence ATGAAAAAGAGAGTCGTTGTCGCACTGGGCCACCGGGCGCTGGGCACCACCCTTCCCGAGCAAAAGACAGCTGTTAAAAATACAGCCGAATCTATAGCCGATTTGATAGCACAGGGATATCAAGTGGCTATCACACACAGCAATGCCCCCCAGGTAGGTATGATACACACTGCCATGAATGAGTTCGGCAAGTCCCATGATAATTATACACCTGCGCCTATGTCCGTCTGCTCTGCAATGAGCCAGGGTTATATAGGGTATGACCTTCAAAATGGAATACGCGAGGCCCTGCTGAACCGCGGTATCTACCGTACTGTGAGCACAATCCTGACCCAGGTGATTGTAGACCCCTATGACGAAGCCTTTTATACGCCCACAAAAGTACTGGGACGATATATGAGCGCAGATGAAGCCAATGAGGAAAGAAAAAAAGGCAATTATGTAATTGAAGAGGCCGGAAAGGGTTTTCGGCGTGTTGTTTCTGCCCCCAACCCAGTCAAAATTGTAGAGCTGGATGCCATCAAAGCACTTCTGGATGCTGACCAGGTTGTAATTGCCTGCGGGGGAGGCGGCATTCCCGTACTTGAACAAGATAACCACCTTAAAGGGGCGAGTGCCGTTATAGAAAAAGATTTAACAGCCGGAAAGCTGGCAGAAGGCATCAATGCAGATGAATTAATCATACTTACAAGCGTAGATCAGGTATGCCTCAACCTGGGACAATCCAATGAACAAAAGCTTGGAGAGATTACTGCCGCGCAGGCCAGAGAATATATGGAACAAGGGCATTTCGGGATTTATAATATGTTCCCTAAATTACAGGCAGCAGTAGAATTTATTGAAAAACGCGGTGGACGCAGCGCATTAATCACTTCCTTTGATAAAGCAAAAGAAGGACCGCACGCAAAGACAGGCACAATTATTCACGGGTAA
- a CDS encoding rhamnulokinase, which produces MSGKISIAADLGASGGKMAKGRFDGEKLEVGDYFDFVNQPLSLNGNLYWDLFALYNSILKGMSYYSEGQYVASVGIDTWGASYGLLDKRGRLLEPIYHYRDMRTEKSLDKIYEIVSKKEVFELTGCQSNRSYTMPQLYSYIEHGNHIIDLADKMLFLPDLLEYFLSGQMSTERSIAGTSGLMKPEQEDWARELFRKLEIPEHMLTDIVDAGTIRGEVLPDIARSTGVGAAKVIAAPGHDTASAVVGIPGFGINQVYLSIGTNVNMGIELSHSVVNEKSYKGGFKNAGVIGQRKILYRDFAAFWLLNELRRTWREEGRDYDYQAIMDMVISCQSRRVYVNADDTELNNAGGNAKEKINTYLRRTGQETLESDSEFARCILESIALKVKYCVEFLRGQLDIPVERISGVNGGSRNYVLMQFISDSLGMPVYGGMPYATLAGNILTQLYSLGEVSSIEEIRQLSQRSFDMKEYLPHAAEKARWDEDMQKMMEKGICV; this is translated from the coding sequence ATGAGCGGAAAAATATCTATTGCTGCAGATCTCGGCGCCAGCGGGGGCAAGATGGCAAAAGGGAGATTTGACGGTGAGAAACTGGAGGTTGGAGATTATTTTGATTTTGTTAATCAGCCTCTGTCATTAAACGGAAACTTGTACTGGGATTTGTTCGCGCTCTATAACAGTATCCTGAAAGGAATGTCTTACTATTCTGAGGGCCAGTACGTTGCGTCAGTGGGGATTGATACATGGGGGGCAAGCTATGGCCTGCTGGATAAAAGGGGGAGGCTGCTGGAGCCGATTTACCATTACAGGGATATGCGGACGGAAAAATCCCTGGATAAAATCTATGAAATAGTTTCTAAAAAAGAAGTTTTTGAGCTGACAGGGTGTCAGTCAAACCGTTCCTATACGATGCCCCAGCTTTATTCCTACATAGAACACGGGAACCATATCATTGATTTGGCGGACAAGATGCTTTTTCTGCCAGACTTGCTGGAATATTTCTTATCTGGCCAAATGTCCACGGAACGCTCTATTGCAGGCACATCGGGGTTGATGAAGCCGGAGCAGGAGGATTGGGCCAGAGAGTTGTTCAGGAAACTTGAGATTCCCGAGCATATGCTTACAGATATTGTGGACGCAGGGACAATAAGAGGAGAAGTGCTCCCTGATATCGCCCGCAGTACAGGCGTGGGCGCAGCCAAGGTAATTGCAGCCCCAGGGCATGACACAGCCTCGGCTGTTGTGGGGATTCCAGGCTTTGGCATTAATCAGGTATATTTAAGCATTGGGACGAATGTTAATATGGGCATTGAACTCTCCCACAGTGTGGTAAATGAAAAGTCATATAAGGGCGGTTTTAAGAATGCAGGAGTCATTGGCCAACGGAAGATATTGTACCGTGATTTTGCGGCGTTTTGGCTGTTAAATGAACTGCGCCGGACCTGGAGGGAAGAGGGACGTGATTATGATTATCAGGCCATTATGGACATGGTAATTTCCTGTCAGTCTAGAAGAGTGTATGTGAATGCTGATGATACAGAGCTGAATAATGCAGGTGGAAATGCAAAAGAAAAAATCAATACATATTTAAGGCGTACGGGACAAGAAACTCTGGAGAGTGATTCCGAGTTTGCGAGATGTATTTTAGAGAGTATCGCTTTAAAGGTAAAATATTGTGTGGAATTTCTGAGAGGGCAGCTGGATATTCCCGTAGAGCGGATATCAGGAGTCAACGGTGGAAGCCGCAATTATGTATTAATGCAGTTTATAAGCGATTCTCTGGGAATGCCCGTGTACGGTGGAATGCCCTATGCAACCTTGGCAGGGAATATACTGACACAGTTATACTCCCTGGGAGAAGTTTCCAGTATTGAAGAAATCAGGCAGTTATCGCAGCGCTCTTTTGATATGAAGGAATATCTTCCCCATGCTGCAGAAAAAGCAAGATGGGATGAAGATATGCAGAAAATGATGGAGAAAGGGATCTGTGTATAG
- a CDS encoding class II fructose-bisphosphate aldolase, which translates to MSLVPFKDMLLDAQKHHYAVPAFNVADMETIQAVTQAAQEEGSPLIIQLYHADLEFAGADYMVSIAKTASEHCTVPISVSLDHGQSYDQAISCIGQGFTGVMIDLSKNDFDANVEDTKRVVEYAHARNISVEAELGTIFDADAPLEVRNSGLTDPEKAAEFVGRTGVDALAVSIGTAHGVYSSTPVIDFERAQKIVQTLPCPTVVHGASCTPDVDIIELCRLGVAKINVGTDLNHAFNRGILQGFKKYGEKAAIREYMTEGRRELIKTARQKIKMFRTYMD; encoded by the coding sequence ATGAGTTTAGTACCATTTAAAGACATGCTTCTGGATGCACAGAAACACCATTATGCCGTGCCTGCATTTAACGTGGCGGACATGGAAACCATACAGGCTGTTACACAGGCCGCACAGGAGGAAGGATCCCCCCTTATTATCCAGCTCTACCATGCAGACCTGGAATTTGCCGGAGCCGACTATATGGTTTCTATTGCTAAGACTGCTTCAGAACACTGCACTGTCCCCATCAGCGTGAGCCTGGACCACGGCCAGAGCTATGACCAGGCAATATCCTGTATAGGGCAGGGTTTTACCGGCGTCATGATAGACTTGTCCAAAAATGATTTTGACGCCAATGTGGAGGACACAAAAAGAGTAGTGGAATACGCCCACGCCCGCAATATTTCTGTGGAAGCAGAGCTGGGAACCATCTTCGATGCAGATGCCCCTCTTGAAGTCCGTAACTCTGGACTGACTGACCCCGAAAAGGCCGCAGAGTTTGTTGGGAGGACTGGCGTGGACGCCCTGGCCGTCTCCATCGGGACAGCACACGGCGTTTACTCTTCCACCCCGGTCATTGATTTCGAGAGGGCACAAAAAATTGTCCAGACCCTCCCCTGTCCTACAGTTGTACATGGCGCCTCCTGCACACCGGATGTAGACATTATAGAGCTATGCCGTTTAGGTGTGGCTAAAATCAATGTGGGGACTGATCTGAACCACGCATTTAACAGAGGAATCCTGCAAGGTTTTAAAAAATACGGCGAGAAAGCGGCTATCCGTGAATATATGACAGAAGGCCGGAGAGAACTTATAAAGACTGCCCGCCAGAAAATCAAGATGTTCAGGACTTACATGGACTAA